A DNA window from Bacteroidota bacterium contains the following coding sequences:
- a CDS encoding putative DNA binding domain-containing protein, which produces MKYNKVPKIIRTGEGETIEFKRLWKDEHLKTLCAFANTSGGKMFLGIEDNKDIVGIANLNDLLENLPNKIANNIGVTPGLSSIELTGKSIVQIEIHYSYAPVSYHGKFFIRSGSVTRELKGGELSQFLLKKFGKTWDDIPVENFHVNEIDEKTIAKFKSLASDRIPGIQNENNTETLLRKLNLYDGDYLKRAAVLLFAKNPQKYFIQSHSKIGKFLSEVDILTSDIIEGNLIDQVNTILDVLKIKYLKSHISFEGIHRREKLEYPYEALKEAIINALIHRDYTNTSNLQIKVYDNKITMTNGALLPSEITIKKLKQSHASVPANPLIAAVFYKAGLIENWGRGTINIVNDCINYKIPEPEFKFDMNIFWTTFYNNDTDKVTDKVTDKVTDKVTDNQRMILKYIADNSIITTQKLADLVGISQRKIKENIASLKEKKLLIRKGNPKTGYWKIVGE; this is translated from the coding sequence ATGAAGTACAATAAAGTACCTAAAATAATAAGAACTGGTGAAGGTGAAACTATTGAGTTTAAACGTTTATGGAAAGATGAGCATTTAAAAACACTTTGTGCATTTGCAAATACTTCAGGTGGGAAAATGTTTCTTGGCATTGAAGATAATAAAGATATTGTAGGCATTGCAAACCTAAACGACCTTTTAGAAAACCTGCCAAATAAAATTGCAAACAATATAGGTGTTACGCCTGGGTTAAGTTCAATTGAGTTGACAGGAAAGTCTATCGTTCAAATTGAAATACATTATTCGTATGCACCTGTTTCTTATCATGGAAAGTTTTTTATAAGAAGTGGAAGTGTAACAAGGGAATTAAAAGGTGGTGAACTCAGTCAGTTTTTATTAAAGAAATTTGGCAAAACATGGGATGATATTCCTGTTGAGAACTTTCATGTTAATGAAATTGATGAGAAAACAATTGCTAAATTCAAAAGTCTGGCTAGTGATAGGATACCCGGCATACAAAATGAAAATAATACAGAAACTTTATTGAGAAAATTAAATTTGTATGATGGTGATTATTTAAAACGGGCAGCAGTTTTGCTTTTTGCTAAAAATCCACAGAAATATTTTATCCAATCACATTCAAAAATTGGCAAATTTCTTTCGGAGGTTGATATTCTTACCAGTGATATTATTGAAGGAAACCTTATTGATCAGGTGAATACAATTCTGGATGTATTGAAAATCAAATATCTTAAAAGTCATATTAGTTTTGAAGGAATCCACCGCAGAGAAAAACTTGAATACCCTTACGAAGCTTTAAAAGAAGCAATAATTAACGCTCTTATACATAGAGACTATACTAATACATCAAATTTGCAGATAAAAGTTTACGACAATAAAATTACGATGACAAACGGAGCATTACTGCCATCTGAAATCACAATCAAAAAATTAAAGCAATCACATGCATCTGTTCCTGCAAATCCATTAATTGCTGCCGTATTTTATAAAGCCGGTTTAATTGAGAACTGGGGCAGGGGAACTATAAATATAGTAAATGATTGTATAAATTATAAAATTCCTGAACCGGAGTTTAAATTTGACATGAATATTTTTTGGACAACTTTTTATAATAATGATACCGATAAGGTCACCGATAAGGTCACCGATAAGGTCACCGATAAGGTCACCGATAATCAAAGGATGATATTAAAATATATAGCTGATAATTCAATAATTACAACACAGAAATTAGCAGATTTGGTTGGTATCTCACAGCGAAAAATCAAAGAAAACATAGCAAGTTTAAAAGAAAAAAAACTGTTAATAAGGAAAGGTAATCCGAAAACCGGATATTGGAAAATTGTTGGTGAGTAG
- a CDS encoding nucleotidyl transferase AbiEii/AbiGii toxin family protein, giving the protein MIQLDAIKNFYPASFGNNTLQKKYMLKEYIQLMILDYLSTTSHIRKITFIGGTSIRLIKGIDRFSEDLDFDCKAFSKDEFIKMTDSVLQFLHHNGLRAEVRDRNNPQLKAFRRNIYFPELLLELGLSGHRDERFLIKVESQDQLVHYKPEIVNIKGCGFFFPMPVPSNAVLCAMKVSAMFNRQKGRDFYDAMFLLSQTLPDFTFLKERSGISTLGELKLKASGIFKSIDLKNKMKDFEHLLFNKNNSTRILHAPEFFNEL; this is encoded by the coding sequence ATGATACAGCTTGATGCCATTAAAAACTTTTATCCTGCTTCTTTTGGCAACAATACTCTTCAAAAAAAGTATATGTTGAAGGAATACATTCAACTCATGATACTTGATTATTTATCCACAACTTCCCATATTCGTAAAATTACCTTTATCGGTGGAACAAGCATACGTTTGATTAAAGGAATTGACCGCTTCTCTGAAGACCTTGATTTTGACTGTAAAGCCTTTTCAAAAGATGAGTTTATAAAAATGACAGATAGCGTTTTACAGTTTCTTCATCACAATGGTTTACGTGCTGAGGTTAGAGACAGAAACAACCCACAACTTAAAGCATTCCGTAGGAATATTTATTTCCCTGAACTACTTTTGGAGTTGGGATTGTCAGGACATCGTGATGAACGGTTCCTTATCAAAGTAGAGAGTCAGGATCAGTTAGTACACTACAAACCTGAAATAGTAAACATAAAAGGTTGTGGCTTCTTTTTCCCGATGCCCGTCCCTTCCAATGCAGTGCTGTGTGCCATGAAGGTCTCGGCAATGTTCAACAGACAGAAAGGACGCGACTTTTACGATGCTATGTTTTTACTATCGCAGACCTTGCCTGACTTCACTTTCCTAAAAGAAAGATCAGGAATTTCCACTCTTGGAGAACTTAAACTAAAAGCATCAGGAATCTTTAAAAGTATTGACCTGAAAAATAAAATGAAAGATTTTGAACATTTACTTTTCAATAAAAATAACAGCACAAGAATACTTCATGCCCCGGAATTTTTTAATGAATTGTGA